The Aspergillus fumigatus Af293 chromosome 3, whole genome shotgun sequence region ATGTACCTATGTGAACAGTGCCATCAAAATTAAAAGTCTTGCAGTCACCAAGGAATAGGTCCCTTAGAGCTACTGAACGTTCTCgtctccccatcctccccCAAAGTCGCCATCTCAACAACCCTCTTCGCCCCTTCCTCTGGCGTCACTCCATACTCATTCCACCCGGTCAAGCTCGTCTTCACATACCCCGGACAAACCGCATTAACCTTCCCACCATCGGCATCCAGCACACGCGCATAGTTAAGCATAAGCATGTTCACAGCAGCCTTACTCGCATCATAGACCTTATAATCGATGGGATACCAGGGGAGAGATGTATCCGTGGCTTTTTCTAGGCTCCCCATGGTGCTAGAAAGGAATACAATTCGCGGCGGGCCAGCTTTTGCCCTTCGGAGGAGTGGAACAAGGTATTCCGTCAAGACACCGGTGCCAATAACATTGGTTGTGAATGTCCTAGAGTATATTTCCCAGGGGGCAAGGCTTTTTTCGCCGTCGATGAGGATCCCGGCGTTATTGATAAGGACGTCGAGGTAGCCAAAGTGGCGTTCAATAGTGGACACTGCAGCTTTGATGGAGTTTTCGGAGGTGAGGTCGAGCTGGAGAGATGTTGCTTGATGTCCCCCTTTGCGGATGTCGGCTGCGACTGCTTCACCGGCTTCATGGTTTCTGCTGCCGACGATGACGTGGTAGTCGTGCTTTGTGGAGAGTATCTGGGCTGTGGCCCGTCCGACGCCTTGGTTGGCGCCGGTTATCAGGACAAGAGGACGAGACATATTAATTGTACCAGACCGCGCAGTGAAAGGCTGCGATGATTATGAATGAGGATAATGTTGGGGATTTCCAGTGGTTATAtaccttgctggagtccATCATGGATATTTCAACGGAGTGCTTACAAATTGAATTCGTGACTTCGAAGATGAATTCTCATAGACTTAAGGGATTTAGAACGCCATCCAGCAACGGCTTACGGGATTCCATCCAGTGTCGGGACCTGAAGTAAACAGCTTATGGGCTCCGCCCAATGAGGGTTATTTGGCTTACTATACCTTCGCAACAGCCTAACCCACAAGCCATGGAGCGATATGGGCTTATCGCTATTAGGCCTAGGCAGGTGTTCCAGGTAACCCAACTGAAACATGTATCAAACCCAACTTGGGCTGGGTTTTGGGCTCAAGGGGGGTGTTCTGAGTTAGGTTCTGGGCTTTTGTATAGAACCCAACTGGGTTACCCAAAACCCAGTTGGGTAGACAAACCAGACAAACATTCTAGATTATGTGATACGCATTAATTAACataatccacggccgagtagtatactttagataggAGTTTtattagccctagtattcctagcaGGAgtctaagatatccttaataatctattcttctaggcctttaacttctactagtagtaataatagttatctttatctaggaacagggtctttaATAATAAGGTATAGTAAactaatattaaatatagagtaaatctttatagaagctagtagatctagcttataaatatataggctaataatcttcttattatagaatagccctagatatttctagttaagcttcttctaaGGGTATAGAGTCCTGATATTTTAGGcatctaactaaactagttattctatatagtaatagtaagtaggtctctagtagtaattcatctattccttataacagGCCTAGGTAATGTAGATCTAGGTGtagatatagttaataatatcttatatttttcTTATAAAGGCCTCAGCATCTCTAGTAGCAGGGTAATTTATAGACTAGATAGGTTTAAACCTTATACATAAGTAGAAcctataatttataaagaagggtgagaCTCTAGTAGTCTTAGATTAGATAAAGTTAAAGataaacttagctaatagtaaccagtcagcctaattatcttatagataggtaatataagtatataggtattattctagaatagtattCATCCTTTTAGcttagctattagtcttagggtagtaagtagtagataataggttcttaatatctaggtgTTAGGTCaggtgcttctagaatatagtaataaactaagggccctagtctaatactattattcttagtaggctatatagcttttatatataatagatatgTAATTAGGCTACACCTTTAGCATtataggtagtctaataagggataaagtaccttatctttataagttaattaataataactagtatagtattatagccttaactaggtactagactagtgataaagtctattaagatatcttactataattatttaggtactaggagtagATGTAGCACTTCTTAGTAGGTAttataagatagggtagattagtagtaggtatagtagttttaggtctagtaattaatatattagtacatACCcagctagtaatattcttatactattaacttatataacttatactttctaggGTGTCTAGTAGCAGGCTTGTTatagtattcttataataactaggctcttagcttattatagtcaGGGATATATAAGCATTTAtaatagtatagatagcttcctcattATCTATAATTAGCTAGGGTAATCTTAGGGTAttaactagcattcctatctagcACTtataggatggactgtatagtattatctaactaaTAAgcagtatctagtagttccttaatattaggagggggctctagttagtctagttagtctagttggtctagttagtctagttagtctaattagtctagttagtctgtcTAAGCTAGTTAAGTAGGTACtctagtaggttccttaggtattcTAGCAACTTAGGCTACTAGGTCTGTAAagtaaactcttcttatagctaactagcttTTTATAATAACTTCTAGTTTTACTAAGTTCTAaatttcagggtcaaggttctttttctttagaattatctagctctaatattatagctatttatccccctctttagagagatcttctaacctcctgattagagtattaggctaaactccttacttcctaggttaatatataattttaaagttaaagtaggataggaatttagactagtaggcttattatctattaagcagcttagtagatataaaatattctaagttatagtaattagttataactttaattagtaatagtataccctctagtttagggTGTTATTCCTTAAAATAGTgaataatagtaagtaactctttattatagatctcatagttatacttagtaactaagagcttcttagagaagaatataatagGGTACAGGactcctttattattatactaggatattatactagtagatatataattagaagagttagtcttaactataatatcttttatctaaTTAAATAattttaagattagggtgTTTATAAATACCTTCTTTAaggctttaaagcttaatttatagGTTATAGTTTATATAAATAAGACATCCTTTCTAGTTAGGTTTACtaagggagtaataattcttaagaaatccttaataaattactagtaaaagttactaaaaataataaaagcCTAATCATTAGTAATATAGGTTAGAacttactagttaataattactTTTACCTTATTAGGatctatataaatactatcctagctaataataatacctaggaacttagttttagggataataaacttatacttttagatttttatatataggctaacttcttatagtttctacAGGATAGAGTAAatataggttatatacttagtataggtcttaCTATAAActaagatattattaagataggtagtgtagaagatattaaggtaatcttataaggtattattaataaattactaaaagaTTGCAGGTACTCCTATTAGCTTAAAGGGTATTACTAAGGATTTAAATAAGCCTAGTTAGGTATAGAAAGCTGTtaagtattcttatccttttTTAATAgagatattattaaatactaaaataatattaatctttataaaatatttcatcccttttaggttatttaaggtttcctttattaggggtagtaggtattaatctttaatagttatagtattttagacttagtaattaatatagatttatatacctctacctagctttttaataaatagaATAGATAATATAGTGGGTAATAAACTAGGGcagataaagcccttccttaggttctctttaatctatttCTTTAGAACTTTTAATTCCTCTTAGGACATAGCATATAGAGGGCTAAAAAGGGGGGTCTTTCTctctaatagcttaatattatagttatagagGTAGTATAGTAGCAGGCACTTAGCctccttaggggagaaaatattaatatagtctttaaattctttagataataggttagtaaagtcttctttttaagctttcttaatccttagggcagctttaagatcttctaggataattataaatatctaggtatttcttTAGGcataagctaagcaggctactaaggagataaaagctatatctctattctctagtccctttagtctTAGGGGTAGGTATCTAAGCTAGGTCTTTAGGGGGATGTTATACagggcttatatcttagttaATCTCTAAGGAGTATTACAGTATTTCTAgcagtagttactattaaatataatactataggctataaattatattagagggttatatacctttatctaaggtattcctagtataatagggtagtgtgctaactagataatataaaaccttatatctttcttaaagtagtctaaaattcttatatctatctaaatataataggttatcttcctattctctagttctcttATATATAGGGTTATTAGGTCTACTAGGGGGATAAGCTCTAGCTTCTAGTTTTTAGCTtattctttattaataaatccttattttttagctctagtatctaataggGTATGAGTAGGTAGttttattcttttcttttccttctctagGTTtataggtagtattatagcttttaattattatatttatttcttaAAGTTAAGTCTATAAATAGCGGTAGTAGAGAtctaaataatatataattcCTAAGCCTAATTATAGCCTACTCTAGGCTTACTCCTTTTACTAAGAAGGCCTAGCTAGGTAATAGGCTTCTAGGTTCTAGGATCTATCCCCTCTAGGGGCTCTCTAGGTATGATttataaaatactataatTTAAACTTTTTAATAAGTATTAGGGTAGGGGTAATCTCtaatctagtattctagagagctatattagaagtagACGCCTATCTTATAgtaggaggggctatacctCTTTCTTATTAAGTATTAGATAGTACCTAGatctatagggttatattattatactagtattTGCTTATTCCTCTAAATAATAGGGCACTAGgttacttagtagacttagtagtaataaagctagagctttaggataactaggaatactagacaggtttagtagtagtagtataggtcttaataataggGGGCTAGtttatagtatattactagtagtagttcttaagctcctataggaatctagtaaactagtaATACTCCTAGCTTAAAGGCTAGTTATGCATGAGCATGCTctagagtttataactaatagtCTATTTAAGTAGGATAGTGTTACGGCACTGACATAGCCACGCTAGCACAAGGCGGATGtaacaggcagaaacctaaAGATTAATGATCACTAGTTAATCCTGGAGTAATCAGGGCATGATCcagagaaatacttaatctagataggtTCCTGTAGAAATATAGTTTAGTAGTTACTTACTAAATATTAATACTTATATAATAAAGCACACTAACAAGGAGCACCttatataataaatagtatatagATAGTATGCTAAGACAACattattaaggtatataATATACCACCACTATACCCAGGATATACCACTGGATATACTAACTAGAGGGACTATAGGATATAAGGACACTTATTCATGCTGTATCTAGAACTCTTAGTTTAGttccttatatttaatattaattatttacttaagtatAAGATCACTAGTCCGATTCATTAGCTACtctatattattaagtatatatacttaataggccttgcttctatctctactattattattcttatattacctTTAGTTGTCTTTAACCCTTAGTTAgattattatattactatattATTAGGCTATCTAGTTAATAGGCCTTAGGCAAGTATTAGATATAGTCTAGGGACTATATTACTCTATTCCtaaagtagtagactagcagagaatagtagagatagatCCTAGGGTGTAATAAATTAAACACCATACAGTATAAATCACTTTAGGAAGTTTAATTAACtcttaatattaaatattatagCAGGAAATGCATTATAGATCCCTACTAGCTCTAGTATTAGTTAGGCACCTACTACACAGTAATAATAGCTATAGCCTTTAATAGAAGAACTAAGAGGCATGGTTAAGTAACTTTAGGAATATATCTAATAACTAGAAGGTTAACTTACAGCTAAGTCTATTAAAGTTAGACTATCtaaactatttaatagaaACAGATCTAAGTTACAAGTATTTCTTATATAATTAGACATGTATATCCATATAAATAGGGAAAAACTTATTACTAAGGTAGAAAGGGTCTTACTCACAGCAACCTAtctaactagactagtatttaattagtttaaaCCCTTTATCAGGGACTATTAAGAGTATAAAGAGAATAACTAAGCTAATAAAACTAATAAGatatttactagctataatGCTTTTAAAAAATAATTAGAAAGTACTTTcagtaatattaataaagaaagaaatactAAGTAATAACTATAGTAACTTAAGCAAACAGGATCTATAGgggaatatatattaaaATTCTAATAGATTATATCCTATCTGAATTAGGATGAGGACATAAATATTATAAGATTTAAGGAAGGTTTGAAGCCGGAGATCTAGGAGAAgttaatctagatagaataactagataaacttagtaagataattaaataagtagttaagattaataataagttataagacttctatatataaagatataAATAAAGTAGCTAGAATAGCTTTAGCAATTAATAAACTATAAACTAttaagtaaataataggAGACCTGCTTAACTATAGAACTAAGAATACTTAGATTCTTATAGGCTATAACTAATAGAGTtagatataatatatatagtacTTTCTAATAAGAAAAGAGAACAGCAACGCAAAGAGAAACTATATTTTTAGTATAGGAAGCTAGGATATATATCTAAGGACTATAAGAAAAACCTAAGGAAGGATAAGTAGtaagagaagaaatagatataagCTATAAAGGAGCTTAGTGCTATAATtaaaagaaatagatataatactactagcACTATTAAGATAAAGAAAAGTAATAAATAACTTAGAAAGTTGTataaggaatatataaacTTAAGTAATAAGGAAATTAAAATAGAGCttaagaaagaagactcTACTAACTATAAAAGTATAAAGAATAATTAGTCTGCTAAAGACTTAAATATCCTTATAGCTACTAATTAGAAGTTACCTAATAGTAATACAGACAGCCTTATTAATTAGGAGAATATTATACCTAGAGAGCTTATTTACTAATAGATAACATTAACCTATAAGATATATCAGGTTATTAGTCCTAACTTAGAAAatattaactataataagcta contains the following coding sequences:
- a CDS encoding SDR family oxidoreductase — translated: MSRPLVLITGANQGVGRATAQILSTKHDYHVIVGSRNHEAGEAVAADIRKGGHQATSLQLDLTSENSIKAAVSTIERHFGYLDVLINNAGILIDGEKSLAPWEIYSRTFTTNVIGTGVLTEYLVPLLRRAKAGPPRIVFLSSTMGSLEKATDTSLPWYPIDYKVYDASKAAVNMLMLNYARVLDADGGKVNAVCPGYVKTSLTGWNEYGVTPEEGAKRVVEMATLGEDGETRTFSSSKGPIPW